The Gopherus flavomarginatus isolate rGopFla2 chromosome 25, rGopFla2.mat.asm, whole genome shotgun sequence genome has a segment encoding these proteins:
- the ATP6V0A1 gene encoding V-type proton ATPase 116 kDa subunit a 1 isoform X9, producing the protein MGELFRSEEMTLAQLFLQSEAAYCCVSELGELGKVQFRDLNPDVNVFQRKFVNEVRRCEEMDRKLRFVEKEIKKANIPILDTGENPEVPFPRDMIDLEANFEKIENELKEINTNQEALKRNFLELTELKCILRKTQQFFDEAELHHQQMADPDLLEESSSLLEPSEIGRAAPLRLGFVAGVINRERIPTFERMLWRVCRGNVFLRQAEIETPLEDPVTGDYVHKSVFIIFFQGDQLKNRVKKICEGFRASLYPCPETPQERKEMASGVNTRIDDLQMVLNQTEDHRQRVLQAAAKNIRVWFIKVRKMKAIYHTLNLCNIDVTQKCLIAEVWCPVADLDSIQFALRRGTEHSGSTVPSILNRMQTNQTPPTYNKTNKFTSGFQNIVDAYGIGTYREINPAPYTIITFPFLFAVMFGDFGHGILMTLIAVWMVIRESRILSQKNDNEMFNTIFSGRYIILLMGVFSMYTGLIYNDCFSKALNMFGSSWSVRPMFSKGNWTAELVQNTPVLQLNPAVAGVFGGPYPFGIDPIWNIASNKLNFLNSFKMKMSVILGIIHMLFGVTLSLLNHIYFKKPLNIYLGFIPEMIFMSSLFGYLVILIFYKWSAYDVHTSKDAPSLLIHFINMFLFSYADPSNKMLYKGQVGLQCFLVVVALLCVPWMLVVKPLVLRHQYLRRKHLEGQPMEGQVSTVQNAQALEAAAAATGTHNFGGIRVGNGPTEEDAEIIQHDQLSTHSEDGDEG; encoded by the exons GGTTTGTTGAGAAGGAGATTAAAAAAGCGAACATCCCAATCCTGGACACCGGTGAGAACCCAGAGGTGCCTTTCCCACGGGACATGATCGATTTAGAG GCCAACtttgaaaaaattgaaaatgagCTTAAAGAGATCAACACAAACCAGGAAGCTCTGAAGAGAAACTTCCTAGAGCTGACAGAATTAAAATGTATACTGCGCAAAACTCAGCAGTTTTTTGATGAG GCTGAATTGCATCATCAGCAGATGGCGGATCCAGACCTGCTGGAGGAATCCTCTTCGCTCCTGGAGCCGAGTGAGATCGGAAGAGCTGCCCCTCTACGACTTGG ATTTGTGGCCGGCGTGATCAACCGTGAGCGAATCCCTACCTTTGAGCGCATGTTGTGGCGAGTGTGTCGAGGAAACGTATTCCTGCGTCAGGCTGAAATCGAAACCCCCCTGGAAGATCCTGTGACG GGAGACTACGTGCACAAGTctgtgtttattatttttttccaaggTGATCAACTGAAAAATAGAGTCAAGAAAATCTGTGAAGG GTTCCGTGCCTCCCTCTACCCTTGCCCAGAGACACCACAGGAGAGGAAGGAAATGGCTTCTGGAGTCAATACGAGGATTGACGATCTTCAAATG GTGCTGAACCAAACAGAGGATCATCGCCAGCGGGTCCTGCAGGCAGCTGCTAAAAATATCCGTGTCTGGTTCATCAAAGTGCGGAAGATGAAGGCTATCTACCATACCCTGAACCTGTGTAACATTGACGTGACCCAGAAGTGTTTGATTGCTGAAGTCTGGTGCCCTGTCGCTGACCTCGATTCCATCCAGTTTGCTCTCAGAAGAGGCACT GAGCACAGCGGATCCACTGTTCCATCCATCCTGAATAGGATGCAAACCAATCAGACCCCGCCAACTTACAACAAAACCAACAAGTTCACTTCTGGCTTTCAGAATATAGTAGATGCATATGGCATTGGAACTTACCGGGAGATAAATCCAG CTCCGTACACGATTATCACTTTCCCATTCCTGTTTGCTGTGATGTTTGGAGACTTTGGTCATGGAATCCTGATGACGTTAATTGCCGTGTGGATGGTGATTAGGGAAAGTCGCATTCTGTCACAGAAGAATGACAATGAG ATGTTCAACACCATTTTTAGTGGTCGGTACATCATTCTGCTAATGGGAGTGTTCTCTATGTACACTGGCCTTATCTACAATGACTGCTTCTCCAAAGCGCTTAATATGTTTGGCTCATCATGGAGCGTCCGGCCGATGTTCTCGAAAGGCAACTGGAC AGCAGAGTTGGTTCAGAACACCCCTGTCCTGCAGCTGAATCCTGCCGTGGCAGGGGTCTTTGGTGGACCATATCCATTTGGCATCGACCCG ATTTGGAATATTGCAAGCAACAAGCTGAACTTCCTCAACTCCTTTAAGATGAAGATGTCTGTGATTCTTGGCATCATCCACATGCTTTTTGGTGTCACACTGAGCCTTCTCAACCACAT CTATTTCAAGAAACCACTGAACATCTATCTTGGGTTTATTCCTGAAATGATTTTCATGTCGTCATTGTTTGGCTACCTTGTTATCCTAATTTTCTACAAATGGTCAGCCTATGATGTTCACACTTCAAAGGATGCGCCAAGCCTTCTAATCCATTTTATCAACATGTTTCTTTTCTCCTATGCCGATCCCAGTAACAAGATGCTTTATAAAGGACAG GTAGGGCTTCAGTGCTTCCTGGTGGTTGTCGCGCTGCTGTGTGTGCCATGGATGCTGGTAGTTAAACCCTTGGTCCTTCGCCATCAATATTTAAGAAGAAAGCATTTG GAAGGGCAACCCATGGAGGGCCAAGTCAGCACAGTCCAGAACGCGCAGGcactggaggcagcagcagctgcaaca GGAACTCACAACTTCGGTGGGATCCGGGTGGGCAATGGACCAACTGAGGAGGATGCAGAGATCATTCAGCATGACCAGCTTTCTACCCATTCTGAAGATGGGGATGAG